Genomic DNA from Oncorhynchus clarkii lewisi isolate Uvic-CL-2024 chromosome 28, UVic_Ocla_1.0, whole genome shotgun sequence:
CAGGACCCTAATTAATACTTGTGGAATTATGGATTCCTCTTCTTCATTTCCTCTTCATCACATGAAGTATTCTCTGTGTTTATTTCAGAGCCCAGTGCTGAGACCTCTGTGTTTGTGCTGAAAGGGCAGGATGTTCGCCTGAATGTCCAGACAAATGTTCAACTGAAAGATGTTGATGTGCTATTCTGGAAGTTTAACACATCAGTCAATGTTGTAAAGTACCCCCCAAAAGTTACCTTTGTAAGGTACCGAGGTAGGGCTGAATGTAGTGAGGAAGACTTCTCTCTGCTACTGAAGAACCTCCAGGAAGAAGACAGTGGACTTTATGATGCAGTAGTGTCTGGTTTCAATGACAGAAATGTTGCTACATACGTGTTGGTAGTTCAAGGTAGATTTAACCTCGTTATTTGTTGTTCTTCTTGCTGTTGTTTGGTAGCACTTTACTTGACCAAACATTTTCTACTGGCATACAACTCTATTTATCCCTGTTTGTCTATTTGTTTTCAGAGAGAGTTGAGCCACCAGTTCTGACAGTGGACTCTGTCTCCTCCATCAATGCCATCTGTAAGGTGACTGTGACCTGCAGAGGTCAGAACACCTCTGTCACCTCCAGCTGTAACAGCAGCACCTGCTCTCAGGTGGGAGGAGATAGTAGAGGGGCTGAGACCTCCACTGTCC
This window encodes:
- the LOC139387363 gene encoding SLAM family member 9-like gives rise to the protein MSLLLGVGLLTCIASSEPSAETSVFVLKGQDVRLNVQTNVQLKDVDVLFWKFNTSVNVVKYPPKVTFVRYRGRAECSEEDFSLLLKNLQEEDSGLYDAVVSGFNDRNVATYVLVVQERVEPPVLTVDSVSSINAICKVTVTCRGQNTSVTSSCNSSTCSQVGGDSRGAETSTVPLLSVYVAGSFIICNHSNHVSWANDTKEIVKLCPMKSVSPPAGSMSACMLKIILVSVGLVIMISAVITVHIRHRFHYG